From the Lentisphaera araneosa HTCC2155 genome, the window TCCGGAAGCGAGCGTGGTCAGGGTTGTACTGGTATTCAGAAATATTTTTCCAAACTTTGAGTAAAACATTCTGTGTAAGGTCTTCGGCATCGTGATGATTGATTCTCATGGCGCGAATGATGAGGTAAATATAGCGTTCGTAGGCCAGTGTAAATTCATCCCATGAATCCATGTTTTTTTGCAGACGCATGAGCAAAGTTTCGTGTGTGTGTAATGTATTGTTCATATTTCAAAATTTCTTTTAGTCTAATTTTATAATGACTTTTTTTAGGGCTTATACTATTATCAACGGGCCTGCTTATGAAATCTTTCACTAAACAATAAAAATTATTATTTTTTCTTTTTAACTATCAAACTGGTCCGCCGGTTTACAATCGATAGCCCTTCTATTAAGCGAGAATGATTTATGGAATCATGAGAATTGGTTTCGTTTCCTGCGTGATGAAAGAGATTTATTAAGAGCGATTTATTATATTCACAATAATCTCCTTGTGGCAAGATTGTGTATTCATCCACGTGATTAGCCGTGGTCGTCGTATCTAGCTTAATAAAAAACAATTTTTATATTTTTGAGATTTGGGGAGATTTGGGGGACTGGAGATTTGGGGGACGGAGAAGATTTAGAAGATTTGGGGGACAGGTAAAATTTTGCATTTGTCCTCCAGAGATTGAGTAGTAGGTATCGCCGATTAAAAAGCAATCAGGATCCCAGTGACTGTCGATCTTTGCTTCGCTGCTGTCGGGATTGCGCACCTCGACCGGATAGGGTTTCTCCCATTCAGAAAGGGCCTGGTCTTTTGCGATAGCAATATGGTTCCGCTCCGACCCTTGCCCGTGGTATATGACTGCCGCTTGTCCTTCTTTAGTAATAAATCCGGTTCCACTGAACATTCCATGCCTTGTGAATGAGGGCTGGAGTTTTGTAGTCTGCCAAGTCCAATGCAGCATATCGGGACTGGTAACATGCACGAAGCTGAAGGAATAGTCATCCTGCCACGGGTGCCTGAGAATATAATGCAGATGGTAAACTCCATCAAGGTAGAAGGCTGCGTTGGGGTCGCCCGGGCGACTGTCTCCGCCGGGATGCATCAAGTGATAGTTCAATGTCATGTCTTTCATTAGTACTGTCCGTTTTGTATGAATATTTCCAAAATTTTATAAAATATAACGCCTGAGCTAAGGCGCGCGGTTTACCGTGTCGCCTTCAGATCCTTGTTGGCTCATGGCTTCTCTGAGTTTGTTGGTGTCAAGGGTCCGTGAAATCCTGTAGATCCCTGCAGGAGTTGAGTACCGGCCGCAGTAGATGAATATGTGTTGCACGCCTTCATCTTCGTCAATCACTGCTCCGCCAGGGTGAGCGGCATCGATATCGTCAGCAGCGATGCCAAGCATACCCGACTTTAATCGCAGGAGTGTTCCTTCGAACCGCCATTTGTCGGCACGTCCTGCGTACATGTCTTCCTGCGAGAGCGACCACAGGTTAACCGTTTGTTCATGCCTCTCGTTCTTCTCATCCTTCTCGGCTCCGCCGCTCCTGTTCGTAACCACTGCCTCGAACCGCTTGGTCACGGGGTTGAAATCGACATCGGTCGTGTCAGGCCAACGGTAGGAAGATATGTTGGTCAACTGCTGATGCGTCATCGGGAACCAGCCCGTGTCTGAGACCAGCATGGCAGGCCGCTGGGTTTCTCTTAATTGCTGATGCCACTTGAATGGAAGTGTATGATTCCTTGTGAGGAAGATGAGCCGGCCGTCGTGATAGATGGCTGTTGGCTCCAGCGGATGTATTTTGTCAGAGAGTGTGACCCTCTCATGGGTCCAAGTTAGGCCTTCATCTTTGGAGGAGTACATGTCGATGTACGGAGATCGCTCGACTCCGACTGGTATGACGAGCCCTCTGTCCGGATGAACAATCATGCGCGGCCCGAAGTTCTCCGTGTACTTGTGTCCCGTCTGATCCTGGGTCAAAGCATCCGGGAGGAGCGTCCAACTCTTGCCTTCGTCCTCTGAGCGGTACAAACCATACTTGGTGGCGAGAAAGATCTTCCCATCTAGAATACCGAAGCAGTTTCCAAAGTTCAGAACCATTGCCTTTTCACTTGTGCCGAATTGTCTAATATCGATGGGATCCGACCATGTGTTGCCGCCATCAGTTGAACGAACAATTACCGCATCACTACTATTGGCATCTTGACTCGGCCCACCACCATGATGTCTCAGCGTCTGATGGTAGGCACATAGCAGTGTCTTGCCAATCTTGATTCCGACCGGCCAGCCAAGATGATGATTCTTTCCTTTGAGGTGTGGGCCTACCGGAAGTGCGACAGGCTTTACCGTCAGGATGCCGTTGACCTCCAAGTCGGTCAGCCGTTCCTTTTCGGCTGCGGAGATGACCAGTGTTCTGGCGACCATTTCATCCATGGTGATATCCCCTTCTTGTTTTGCCAAGTCCTTAGATCCGGTCAAAGATACCTGTGCGGAGACGCTTGACAGTAGTGCGGTCGCTAATAGTGTTGTTATCATACGAATATTCATATTTTTAACCTTTTTTTGTTATTAAAATATTTTTGTTTGAGTTCAGAGAACTAATTTTTAAAGTACCAGTTGTTTGGTATAGACTGTAATTCTAATCCCGGACCTGAAACTTTAAGTTTAGGAAGAGAACCATCCCAAATAGTGTTAAGCCTTAAACCTGGGTGGTTCAGGCGCTCGACGGCATCTTGGCGGTAGTCGACATCAAAAAGTATCCTGTCCCCCATAACTAAGATCGTCAAAGAAAACCCAAAAACACTCATCATTTTCAAAAAGTATCCTGTCCCCCATAACTTAAAAAGTATCCTGTCCCCCATAACTTACTTAGTCTTGTTTCAACATTTTGCCAGTGTGAACCGTCCCGAGTTCAGTTCCAAGGGTTAGGGTTCAAGAGCGTGGTTGATGGTACCACTCTCTGGGAATCTCCTGTTTACCGAGGTCTGGACCCGAGATGCGAATATCGGGAACCTTCCAGCCCTTCTATTTGAGATCAGTATGACTCAATCGTACGCCGACAATAGAATGCTTATCCCTGTCCGGTTTATACTTGATGTAGGTCACGGCAAAAATGCCTTTGTCCGGCAGAAGGGAAAGTGATGCATATCCACAATCACTATGTTGAAAGCTGTGCAACAGCTTGATGCGTTTACCGGGTAGCTTGTTCTTTATATCATCATAGGTTCCGATCCAGGCTACAAAGTTATTCATTGAAGGACTGTGTGGAGCTCTGTCCCGAAAAGCGATTATCCAGCGTCCGTCCTCCAGCTGCACACCATGATGACGGTGACCGGTAAGTCCCCAGGACGATTCCTCCATAG encodes:
- a CDS encoding sialidase family protein is translated as MNIRMITTLLATALLSSVSAQVSLTGSKDLAKQEGDITMDEMVARTLVISAAEKERLTDLEVNGILTVKPVALPVGPHLKGKNHHLGWPVGIKIGKTLLCAYHQTLRHHGGGPSQDANSSDAVIVRSTDGGNTWSDPIDIRQFGTSEKAMVLNFGNCFGILDGKIFLATKYGLYRSEDEGKSWTLLPDALTQDQTGHKYTENFGPRMIVHPDRGLVIPVGVERSPYIDMYSSKDEGLTWTHERVTLSDKIHPLEPTAIYHDGRLIFLTRNHTLPFKWHQQLRETQRPAMLVSDTGWFPMTHQQLTNISSYRWPDTTDVDFNPVTKRFEAVVTNRSGGAEKDEKNERHEQTVNLWSLSQEDMYAGRADKWRFEGTLLRLKSGMLGIAADDIDAAHPGGAVIDEDEGVQHIFIYCGRYSTPAGIYRISRTLDTNKLREAMSQQGSEGDTVNRAP
- a CDS encoding sucrose-6-phosphate hydrolase, whose protein sequence is MKDMTLNYHLMHPGGDSRPGDPNAAFYLDGVYHLHYILRHPWQDDYSFSFVHVTSPDMLHWTWQTTKLQPSFTRHGMFSGTGFITKEGQAAVIYHGQGSERNHIAIAKDQALSEWEKPYPVEVRNPDSSEAKIDSHWDPDCFLIGDTYYSISGGQMQNFTCPPNLLNLLRPPNLQSPKSPQISKI